In Streptomyces nojiriensis, one genomic interval encodes:
- a CDS encoding ArsC/Spx/MgsR family protein, translated as MEIWINPACSKCRSALTLLDAEGADYTVRRYLEDVPSEDEIREVLGRLGLEPWDITRTSDPLAKETGVRDLPREETDAARGLWIAHLAAHPKLIQRPIITAEDGTAVVGRSEEAVREALSRKG; from the coding sequence ATGGAGATCTGGATCAATCCCGCCTGTTCCAAGTGCCGCAGCGCCCTGACCCTGCTGGACGCGGAGGGCGCCGACTACACCGTGCGCCGCTACCTGGAGGACGTGCCCTCGGAGGACGAGATCCGCGAGGTGCTGGGCCGTCTCGGACTGGAGCCGTGGGACATCACGCGCACCTCGGACCCGCTGGCCAAGGAGACCGGCGTACGGGACCTGCCGCGCGAGGAGACCGACGCGGCGCGCGGGCTCTGGATCGCCCACCTCGCCGCTCACCCGAAGCTCATCCAGCGCCCGATCATCACCGCCGAGGACGGCACGGCCGTGGTCGGCCGCTCCGAGGAAGCCGTCCGCGAGGCGCTGTCCCGCAAGGGTTAG
- a CDS encoding VIT1/CCC1 transporter family protein — protein sequence MTASEGAGKRPSRAHIEAHGEGGDGSQSGEISTRLNWLRAGVLGANDGIISTAGLVVGMAGATTSRAAILAAGVAGLLAGSLSMAAGEYVSVSSQRDSERAALDLERRELAEEPEAELDELTDLLAERGLSRDVAREAAEQLTERDALRAHARVELGINPDELANPWHAAFASLVAFTVGALLPLLAIILPGPSQRVPVTVVAVLAALTLCGVISARLGGAPVPRAVARNVLGGALAMAVTYAVGTWLGTTT from the coding sequence GTGACGGCAAGCGAAGGCGCGGGGAAACGGCCGAGCAGGGCGCACATCGAGGCGCACGGGGAGGGCGGCGACGGCTCGCAGAGCGGGGAGATCAGCACGCGGCTCAACTGGCTGCGCGCGGGGGTGCTCGGCGCCAACGACGGGATCATCTCCACCGCCGGCCTGGTGGTCGGCATGGCGGGGGCCACCACCTCGCGCGCGGCGATCCTGGCGGCGGGCGTCGCCGGGCTGCTGGCGGGCTCGCTGTCGATGGCGGCGGGGGAGTACGTCTCGGTCAGCTCCCAGCGGGACTCCGAGCGGGCGGCGCTGGACCTGGAACGCCGGGAGCTGGCCGAGGAGCCGGAGGCGGAGCTCGACGAACTCACCGACCTCCTCGCCGAGCGGGGGCTCAGCCGGGACGTGGCGCGGGAGGCCGCCGAGCAGCTGACGGAGCGGGACGCGCTGCGGGCCCATGCCCGGGTGGAGCTCGGGATCAACCCCGACGAGCTCGCCAACCCGTGGCACGCGGCCTTCGCCAGTCTCGTCGCCTTCACGGTGGGGGCGCTGCTGCCGCTGCTGGCGATCATCCTGCCGGGGCCGTCGCAGCGGGTGCCGGTGACGGTGGTGGCGGTGCTGGCGGCGCTGACGCTGTGCGGGGTGATCAGTGCGCGGCTGGGCGGGGCGCCGGTACCGAGGGCGGTCGCCCGCAACGTCCTGGGCGGCGCCCTGGCGATGGCGGTCACCTACGCGGTGGGCACCTGGCTGGGCACGACCACCTGA
- a CDS encoding alpha/beta fold hydrolase: MSDEALERHVYRTSSFRAAYDAVLGRWPGPVEAVDLATPYGVTRVNRCGPADAPPLVLLPGGGSTSTVWGACVAAGAARAHRVHAVDLVGDPGLSVPAPDRAVRAVGDLVGWLDAVLDGLGPQHGPVTLAGHSYGAWIAAHYAALRPDRLGRLVLLDPTQVFAGLRPGYVLRALPMLVRPTPERIRSFLAWETRGAALDPAWLRLQEESAGFPTVRPVTGPRPDLAGLGRPSGAGPRVDVLFAGRARCHDSGRAARAAREALPGVRVDVLPGVTHHALPLAAAAEITGRVF, translated from the coding sequence ATGTCGGATGAGGCATTGGAGCGGCACGTGTACCGGACGTCTTCCTTCCGCGCCGCCTACGACGCGGTGCTCGGCCGGTGGCCCGGCCCCGTCGAGGCCGTCGACCTGGCCACCCCGTACGGGGTCACCCGCGTCAACCGCTGCGGTCCGGCCGACGCGCCGCCGCTGGTGCTGCTGCCCGGCGGCGGGTCCACTTCCACCGTGTGGGGCGCCTGCGTCGCCGCCGGGGCGGCCCGCGCCCACCGGGTGCACGCCGTGGACCTGGTGGGGGACCCGGGGCTCAGCGTTCCGGCCCCCGACCGGGCGGTCCGGGCCGTCGGGGACCTGGTCGGCTGGCTCGACGCCGTCCTCGACGGGCTGGGCCCGCAGCACGGGCCGGTGACCCTCGCCGGGCACTCGTACGGGGCCTGGATCGCCGCCCACTACGCCGCCCTGCGCCCGGACCGGCTCGGCCGCCTGGTGCTGCTCGACCCGACCCAGGTCTTCGCGGGACTGCGCCCCGGCTACGTGCTGCGCGCGCTGCCCATGCTGGTGCGGCCCACCCCGGAGCGGATCCGCTCCTTCCTCGCCTGGGAGACCCGTGGGGCCGCGCTCGATCCGGCCTGGCTGCGGCTGCAGGAGGAGAGCGCCGGCTTCCCCACCGTACGGCCGGTCACCGGGCCGCGGCCGGACCTGGCCGGGCTCGGGCGGCCCTCGGGCGCGGGCCCCCGGGTCGACGTCCTCTTCGCGGGTCGCGCCCGCTGCCACGACTCCGGCCGTGCGGCCCGGGCGGCGCGGGAGGCGCTGCCGGGCGTGCGGGTCGACGTACTGCCCGGGGTCACGCACCACGCACTGCCGCTGGCGGCCGCCGCGGAGATCACCGGGCGCGTCTTCTAA
- a CDS encoding MarR family transcriptional regulator yields MDDSGNPDHRDPVTGEPENLRLVHLLRAVTVEFGLRQADFAARNGMHPTDVRALICLLDAARANEAATAGLLGARLGLNSAGTTAVIDRLERLGHVARIRDDHDRRRILLRVEPQAIRLGREFFGPLIDGVLQVLDAFDPAERETVRRFLTATHAAFAPEPRP; encoded by the coding sequence ATGGACGACAGCGGGAACCCGGACCACCGGGACCCGGTAACCGGGGAACCCGAAAACCTCCGGCTGGTGCACCTCCTCCGCGCGGTGACCGTCGAGTTCGGGCTGCGCCAGGCCGACTTCGCCGCCCGCAACGGCATGCACCCCACCGACGTACGGGCCCTGATCTGCCTGCTCGACGCGGCCCGCGCGAACGAGGCGGCCACCGCAGGGCTGCTCGGCGCCCGGCTCGGCCTCAACTCCGCCGGCACCACCGCCGTGATCGACCGCCTCGAACGGCTCGGCCACGTGGCACGGATCCGCGACGACCACGACCGGCGCCGGATCCTGCTGCGCGTGGAGCCGCAGGCGATCCGTCTGGGCCGGGAGTTCTTCGGCCCCCTGATCGACGGGGTGCTCCAGGTGCTCGACGCCTTCGACCCCGCCGAACGGGAGACCGTACGCCGCTTCCTGACGGCCACCCACGCCGCCTTCGCGCCGGAGCCGCGCCCGTGA
- a CDS encoding NAD(P)/FAD-dependent oxidoreductase, whose translation MLSSAHHAAHHADVVIVGAGVSGLAAAQHLIAAGVTVTVLEAADDLGGRMATESADGFRLDRIGQLLNTSYTELERTPGLRALNLRPFTPGVLVHTDGKQLRVGVLTPARALASGSLDQARISAALGRLATLPEEKLLARPERTAHAALRSRGLPTRTLNGALRPLLATLLRDPELTTSSRVADLALRTFARGRLAVPEGGAAALPELLAAALPPGTVRTGVRVRSVATNLVTTEEHGDFRCRSVLLATGARAAAELLPGLRVPAFHEVTVLHHATTAPLSRDGSLLLDGDPQWPVSHTAVMSAVDPTRAPAGRSLVTTTVLGPPPPVRTVASRLARLYDTPTREWELLAVHHTPEAVPAMPPPHDMRRPVRVLAGLYVCGDHRDTNTVQGALHSARRAAGAVLRDFGIRLPVVPEPALPVAA comes from the coding sequence GTGCTCAGCAGCGCACACCATGCCGCACACCATGCGGACGTCGTCATCGTAGGAGCCGGAGTCTCAGGACTCGCGGCAGCGCAGCACCTGATCGCAGCCGGAGTCACCGTCACCGTCCTGGAAGCCGCGGACGACCTCGGCGGGCGGATGGCCACCGAGTCCGCCGACGGGTTCCGGCTGGACCGGATCGGGCAACTGCTCAACACCTCGTACACGGAGCTCGAACGCACCCCCGGCCTGCGGGCCCTGAACCTGCGCCCCTTCACACCGGGCGTCCTCGTCCACACCGACGGGAAACAGCTGCGGGTCGGGGTCCTCACCCCGGCCCGGGCCCTGGCCAGCGGCTCCCTCGACCAGGCCCGGATCAGCGCCGCCCTCGGCCGGCTCGCCACCCTGCCCGAGGAGAAGCTGCTCGCCCGTCCCGAACGCACCGCGCACGCCGCGCTGCGCTCCCGCGGGCTGCCGACGCGCACCCTGAACGGAGCGCTCCGCCCCCTGCTCGCCACCCTGCTGCGCGACCCGGAGCTCACCACCTCCAGCCGGGTCGCCGACCTCGCCCTGCGCACCTTCGCCCGCGGCCGCCTCGCCGTGCCCGAGGGCGGCGCGGCGGCCCTGCCCGAACTGCTCGCCGCCGCCCTGCCGCCCGGCACCGTACGGACCGGGGTCCGGGTCCGGTCGGTGGCGACCAACCTGGTCACCACCGAGGAGCACGGCGACTTCCGCTGCCGTTCCGTCCTCCTGGCCACCGGGGCCCGCGCCGCCGCCGAGCTCCTGCCCGGGCTGCGCGTGCCCGCCTTCCACGAGGTCACCGTCCTGCACCACGCCACCACCGCACCCCTGTCCCGGGACGGCTCGCTGCTCCTGGACGGCGACCCCCAGTGGCCCGTCTCCCACACGGCGGTGATGAGCGCGGTCGACCCGACCCGGGCTCCGGCCGGCCGGAGCCTGGTCACCACCACCGTGCTCGGCCCGCCGCCGCCCGTGCGCACGGTCGCCTCACGGCTGGCCCGGCTCTACGACACCCCCACCCGCGAGTGGGAACTGCTGGCCGTCCACCACACCCCGGAGGCGGTCCCCGCGATGCCGCCGCCGCACGACATGCGGCGGCCCGTACGCGTGCTGGCCGGGCTCTACGTGTGCGGCGACCACCGCGACACCAACACCGTCCAGGGGGCCCTGCACTCGGCCCGCCGCGCCGCCGGCGCCGTCCTGCGGGACTTCGGCATCCGGCTCCCGGTCGTACCGGAGCCCGCACTTCCGGTGGCGGCCTGA
- the lipA gene encoding lipoyl synthase — translation MSAVAPDGRKMLRLEVRNAQTPIERKPEWIKTRAKMGPEYTKMQALVKGEGLHTVCQEAGCPNIYECWEDREATFLIGGDQCTRRCDFCQIDTGKPEALDRDEPRRVGESVVTMDLNYATITGVARDDLADGGAWLYAETVRQIHQQTAGRESGHTKVELLAPDFNAVPELLEEVFASRPEVFAHNVETVPRIFKRIRPGFRYERSLDVITKARAYGLVTKSNLILGMGEEREEVSQALKDLHEAGCELITITQYLRPSPRHHPVERWVKPAEFVELAKEAEEIGYSGVMSGPLVRSSYRAGRLYQQAMEKRSRV, via the coding sequence GTGTCCGCAGTCGCACCCGACGGACGCAAGATGCTGCGCCTGGAGGTCCGTAACGCCCAGACCCCCATCGAGCGCAAGCCCGAGTGGATCAAGACCCGGGCGAAGATGGGTCCCGAGTACACCAAGATGCAGGCCCTGGTGAAGGGCGAAGGACTGCACACGGTGTGCCAGGAAGCCGGCTGTCCGAACATCTACGAATGCTGGGAGGACCGCGAGGCCACCTTCCTCATCGGTGGTGACCAGTGCACCCGGCGCTGTGACTTCTGCCAGATCGACACGGGCAAGCCCGAGGCGCTGGACCGTGACGAGCCGCGGCGCGTCGGCGAGTCCGTGGTCACGATGGACCTGAACTACGCCACCATCACGGGCGTCGCGCGCGACGACCTGGCCGACGGCGGTGCCTGGCTGTACGCGGAGACCGTGCGCCAGATCCACCAGCAGACGGCGGGCCGCGAGTCCGGCCACACCAAGGTCGAGCTGCTGGCCCCGGACTTCAACGCGGTCCCGGAGCTGCTGGAGGAGGTCTTCGCCTCCCGGCCCGAGGTCTTCGCGCACAACGTCGAGACGGTGCCGCGGATCTTCAAGCGGATCCGCCCCGGCTTCCGCTACGAGCGCTCGCTCGACGTGATCACCAAGGCCCGCGCGTACGGCCTGGTCACCAAGTCGAACCTGATCCTCGGCATGGGCGAGGAGCGCGAGGAGGTCTCGCAGGCCCTGAAGGACCTGCACGAGGCCGGCTGCGAGCTCATCACCATCACCCAGTACCTGCGGCCCTCGCCGCGGCACCACCCCGTCGAGCGCTGGGTGAAGCCGGCCGAGTTCGTGGAGCTGGCGAAGGAGGCCGAGGAGATCGGCTACTCCGGCGTGATGTCCGGCCCGCTGGTCCGGTCGTCCTACCGCGCGGGCCGTCTGTACCAGCAGGCGATGGAGAAGCGCAGCCGAGTCTGA
- a CDS encoding TIGR01777 family oxidoreductase, with protein sequence MRIAVTGATGLIGSALVRSLRADGHEVVRFVRREPVGADEARWDPAGGYVDPAGLAGCGAVVHLAGAGVGDHRWTAAYKREIRDSRVLGTAALAHALAALDEPPAVLVSGSAVGYYGDTGDRAVDEAAPAGQGFLPSVCVEWEAAAAPAREAGIRTAFARTGLVVAREGGAWGRMFPIFRAGIGGRLGNGRQYWSYISLRDEIAALRHIIDTPVLSGPVNLTAPEPLTNRQVTEAMGRVLRRPALLPVPAVALRVVLGEFSEDVLGSQRARPARLLESGFVFRDPGIEQAIRAAL encoded by the coding sequence ATGCGGATTGCTGTCACCGGTGCGACCGGGCTCATCGGAAGTGCACTCGTGCGGTCCCTGCGGGCGGACGGGCACGAGGTGGTGCGGTTCGTGCGGCGGGAGCCCGTCGGGGCGGACGAGGCGCGGTGGGATCCGGCGGGCGGATACGTGGACCCGGCCGGGCTGGCCGGCTGCGGGGCCGTCGTGCACCTGGCCGGGGCCGGGGTCGGGGACCACCGGTGGACGGCCGCGTACAAGAGGGAGATCCGCGACAGCCGGGTGCTCGGCACCGCCGCGCTGGCGCACGCCCTGGCCGCCCTCGACGAGCCGCCCGCCGTCCTGGTCAGCGGTTCGGCCGTCGGCTACTACGGGGACACCGGTGACCGGGCCGTCGACGAGGCCGCCCCGGCCGGGCAGGGGTTCCTGCCCTCGGTCTGCGTGGAGTGGGAGGCGGCGGCCGCCCCCGCCCGGGAGGCCGGGATCCGGACCGCGTTCGCCCGTACCGGACTGGTCGTGGCCCGCGAGGGCGGGGCCTGGGGGCGGATGTTCCCGATCTTCCGCGCCGGCATCGGCGGCCGGCTCGGCAACGGCCGCCAGTACTGGTCGTACATCTCCCTCCGGGACGAGATCGCGGCCCTGCGGCACATCATCGACACCCCGGTCCTGTCCGGCCCGGTCAACCTGACCGCCCCGGAGCCGCTGACCAACCGCCAGGTCACCGAGGCCATGGGCCGGGTGCTGCGCCGGCCCGCGCTGCTGCCGGTACCGGCCGTGGCCCTGCGCGTCGTGCTGGGGGAGTTCTCCGAGGACGTGCTGGGCAGTCAGCGGGCCCGGCCCGCGCGGCTGCTGGAGTCCGGCTTCGTCTTCCGCGACCCCGGCATCGAGCAGGCGATCCGCGCGGCGCTCTGA
- the lipB gene encoding lipoyl(octanoyl) transferase LipB, which yields MAELGFVHLGFGPESVEYTRAWEEQRRVHAARFADEIEDTCLLLEHLPVYTAGRRTDPSERPLDGTPVVDVDRGGKITWHGPGQLVGYPIMKLPRPVDVVAHVRRLEEALIRTAAEFGVETTRVEGRSGVWVLGDPVEERPTLGGLSLDLDPRLHDEEFDARLNGPEYAPSNAGQRREDRKLAAIGIRVAKGVTMHGFALNVNPDSTWFDRIIPCGIRDAGVTSLSYELGRDITIAEVLPVAERHLKDVLEHAELRPREIEPAVGS from the coding sequence GTGGCTGAGCTTGGGTTTGTCCATCTGGGCTTCGGACCGGAATCCGTCGAGTACACCCGGGCCTGGGAAGAACAGCGCAGGGTGCACGCGGCCCGCTTCGCGGACGAGATCGAGGACACCTGCCTGCTGCTGGAGCACCTGCCGGTCTACACGGCGGGGCGGCGCACCGATCCCAGTGAGCGCCCGCTCGACGGCACCCCCGTCGTCGACGTGGACCGCGGCGGCAAGATCACCTGGCACGGCCCGGGGCAGCTGGTCGGCTACCCGATCATGAAGCTTCCCCGCCCGGTGGACGTCGTCGCGCACGTCCGCCGCCTCGAGGAGGCCCTGATCCGCACCGCCGCCGAGTTCGGCGTGGAGACCACCCGGGTCGAGGGCCGCTCCGGCGTCTGGGTCCTGGGCGACCCCGTCGAGGAGCGCCCCACGCTCGGCGGCCTCTCCCTCGACCTCGACCCCCGGCTGCACGACGAGGAGTTCGACGCGCGGCTGAACGGCCCCGAGTACGCCCCGTCCAACGCCGGCCAGCGCCGCGAGGACCGCAAGCTCGCCGCGATCGGCATCCGGGTCGCCAAGGGCGTCACGATGCACGGCTTCGCGCTCAACGTGAACCCGGACAGCACCTGGTTCGACCGGATCATCCCCTGCGGGATCCGCGACGCCGGTGTGACCTCGCTCTCGTACGAACTGGGCCGGGACATCACCATCGCCGAGGTCCTTCCGGTGGCCGAACGGCACCTGAAGGACGTACTGGAGCACGCGGAGCTGAGGCCCCGCGAGATAGAGCCGGCGGTGGGCTCCTAG
- a CDS encoding DUF4191 domain-containing protein, whose product MARKSNAETAANPGRLKQIALTYKMTRKADPKVGLVVAGVGIVTFGVFLAIGFLFDHPVYLGILGLLVAFLAMAIVFGRRAERAAFGQMEGQPGAAAAVLDNVGRGWTTTPAIAMTRQQDIVHRAVGKAGVVLIAEGNPNRVKPLLANEKKKMARIMPDVPVHDFIVGTGEGEVPLKKVRTTLLKLPRVLAGPQITEVNDKLRAMGDLMSNMPLPKGPMPKGMKMPRGGKMR is encoded by the coding sequence ATGGCGAGGAAGTCAAACGCAGAGACTGCTGCGAACCCCGGGCGACTGAAGCAGATCGCCCTGACGTACAAGATGACGCGCAAGGCGGACCCGAAGGTCGGTCTGGTCGTCGCGGGCGTGGGCATCGTCACCTTCGGTGTCTTTCTCGCGATCGGCTTCCTGTTCGACCACCCGGTCTACCTGGGCATCCTGGGACTCCTGGTGGCGTTCCTCGCGATGGCGATCGTCTTCGGACGTCGGGCCGAGCGGGCTGCCTTCGGGCAGATGGAAGGCCAGCCGGGCGCGGCCGCTGCCGTGCTGGACAACGTGGGACGGGGCTGGACGACCACCCCTGCCATCGCGATGACCCGGCAGCAGGACATCGTCCACCGGGCCGTGGGCAAGGCCGGCGTCGTGCTGATCGCCGAGGGCAACCCGAACCGGGTGAAGCCGCTGCTCGCGAACGAGAAGAAGAAGATGGCCCGGATCATGCCGGACGTGCCGGTGCACGACTTCATCGTGGGCACGGGCGAGGGCGAGGTGCCGCTCAAGAAGGTGCGCACCACCCTGCTCAAGCTGCCGCGCGTGCTGGCCGGCCCGCAAATCACCGAGGTCAACGACAAGCTGCGCGCCATGGGTGATCTCATGAGCAACATGCCGCTGCCGAAGGGCCCCATGCCGAAGGGCATGAAGATGCCCCGCGGCGGAAAGATGCGCTGA
- a CDS encoding regulator: MTERPAQRVPNRQLAALIAEAGFSNAGLARRVDQLGLEHGLDLRYDKTSVTRWLRGQQPRGTTPALIAEVFTRRLGRRLSAQDLGLDACAPVYAGLEFAATPEEAVDIASGLWRKDSGSHAELRKIAFTPAGLVVPSRDWLIGRADERVGRGAEPSAARVPLQGRASVPRQRQIDRGPGQRVTSGDIAALRSVSELFRTLDQSYGGGHARQALVRYLEHEAEPMLRGTYGETTGRRLFSAAADLTRLAGWTSYDIAAHGLAQRYFVQALRLAQAAADRPYGSYVLVTMSRQAVYLGHGREAVQLARVAQQGVGSGPPPVVQALLHSAEARGHAVLGEVRAATASLVRAERALGAARPGDDVPHWARFYDEAQLADEFGHCHRDLQQYRASAQHAERSLQLRGPAYARSRLFCRVVLATARLGLGELDQACALGAEAAQQAMEMRSVRAVEYVRDFERRLEPYRDASAVRTYRDRVAALS, from the coding sequence ATGACGGAACGACCTGCCCAGCGCGTCCCCAACCGGCAGCTCGCGGCGCTGATCGCGGAAGCCGGGTTCTCCAATGCCGGTCTCGCCCGCCGCGTCGACCAGCTCGGCCTGGAGCACGGTCTCGATCTGCGGTACGACAAGACCTCCGTGACCCGATGGCTGCGCGGGCAGCAGCCCCGCGGGACCACCCCGGCACTGATCGCCGAGGTCTTCACGCGCCGCCTCGGACGCCGGCTCTCCGCCCAGGACCTGGGTCTGGACGCCTGCGCGCCCGTGTACGCCGGGCTGGAGTTCGCGGCCACCCCGGAGGAGGCCGTGGACATCGCGAGCGGGCTGTGGCGCAAGGACTCCGGTTCGCACGCCGAGCTCCGGAAGATCGCCTTCACCCCGGCCGGGCTGGTCGTGCCCAGCCGGGACTGGCTGATCGGCCGGGCCGACGAGCGGGTCGGCCGCGGCGCGGAACCCTCCGCGGCCCGCGTCCCGCTGCAGGGACGGGCCTCGGTGCCCCGGCAGCGGCAGATCGACCGCGGCCCCGGGCAGCGCGTGACGAGCGGGGACATCGCCGCGCTGAGATCGGTGAGCGAGCTGTTCCGGACCCTGGACCAGTCCTACGGCGGCGGGCACGCCCGGCAGGCCCTGGTGCGCTACCTGGAGCACGAGGCCGAACCGATGCTCCGCGGGACGTACGGGGAGACCACCGGGCGGCGGCTGTTCTCGGCCGCCGCCGATCTGACCCGGCTCGCGGGCTGGACCTCCTACGACATCGCCGCGCACGGGCTCGCCCAGCGGTACTTCGTGCAGGCGCTGCGGCTCGCGCAGGCGGCCGCGGACCGCCCGTACGGCTCGTACGTGCTGGTCACCATGAGCCGGCAGGCGGTCTACCTCGGCCACGGCCGCGAGGCCGTGCAGCTGGCCCGGGTGGCCCAGCAGGGCGTCGGCTCCGGCCCGCCGCCCGTGGTGCAGGCGCTGCTCCACTCGGCGGAGGCCCGCGGGCACGCGGTGCTCGGCGAGGTCCGGGCGGCGACCGCCTCCCTGGTACGGGCCGAGCGCGCGCTGGGCGCCGCCCGGCCGGGGGACGACGTTCCGCACTGGGCCCGGTTCTACGACGAGGCGCAGCTGGCGGACGAGTTCGGACACTGCCACCGGGACCTCCAGCAGTACCGGGCCTCGGCGCAGCACGCGGAGCGGTCCCTGCAGCTGCGGGGGCCGGCGTACGCGCGCTCGCGGCTGTTCTGCCGGGTGGTGCTGGCCACGGCCCGGCTGGGACTGGGCGAGCTGGACCAGGCGTGCGCGCTGGGAGCGGAGGCGGCGCAGCAGGCGATGGAGATGCGGTCGGTGCGGGCGGTGGAGTACGTACGGGACTTCGAGCGGCGGCTGGAGCCGTACCGGGACGCCTCGGCCGTGCGGACCTACCGGGACCGGGTGGCCGCCCTGTCCTGA
- a CDS encoding PP2C family protein-serine/threonine phosphatase, whose protein sequence is MRRRRQEAGWLRGEPPPRWARIAPAAALVVLVLAQAVTPGAELGFFLAGLPPVAAFAYGAAGTAAFAGIVLLLLGVHSLGVANARSTDLATVAAVGVLSVVIAWVRQRRDAQLVSVRTVAEAAQLAVLPPVPERVGPVRCSGLYRAAQHGTLVGGDLYDVRAGPYGVRALVGDVQGHGLAAVGTVAALLGAFREAVIDDAGLGAVAARLDRRLVADAAAASVEHPELFATAVLLEFPPGLDVVRIVSCGHPSALRVRGSAVEEVIVEPGPPLGLGLAGPTPPVATELAVRPGDQLLLHTDGVTEARDATGHFYPLAARVPVLARDPAGLVGAVWRDLAAFTKGGPNDDVALLLLSLDGRDPAA, encoded by the coding sequence GTGAGACGCCGACGTCAGGAAGCGGGCTGGCTGCGCGGCGAGCCGCCGCCGCGCTGGGCCCGGATCGCGCCCGCGGCGGCCCTGGTCGTACTGGTCCTCGCCCAGGCGGTCACCCCGGGTGCGGAGCTCGGGTTCTTCCTGGCCGGTCTGCCCCCCGTGGCCGCCTTCGCGTACGGGGCGGCCGGGACCGCGGCCTTCGCCGGCATCGTCCTCCTGCTCCTGGGGGTCCACTCGCTCGGTGTCGCCAACGCCCGGAGCACGGACCTCGCCACGGTGGCCGCCGTCGGCGTGCTCAGCGTGGTGATCGCCTGGGTCCGCCAGCGCCGGGACGCGCAGCTGGTCAGCGTACGGACGGTGGCGGAGGCGGCCCAGCTCGCGGTCCTCCCGCCGGTGCCGGAGCGGGTCGGTCCGGTGCGCTGCTCGGGCCTCTACCGGGCGGCGCAGCACGGCACGCTGGTCGGCGGCGACCTGTACGACGTACGGGCCGGGCCCTACGGGGTGCGGGCGCTGGTCGGGGACGTGCAGGGGCACGGGCTGGCGGCGGTCGGCACCGTGGCGGCGCTGCTCGGGGCCTTCCGCGAGGCCGTGATCGACGACGCCGGACTCGGCGCGGTCGCGGCCCGGCTGGACCGGCGGCTGGTGGCGGACGCGGCCGCCGCGTCGGTCGAGCATCCGGAGCTGTTCGCCACCGCCGTGCTGCTGGAGTTCCCGCCCGGCCTGGATGTCGTACGGATCGTGTCGTGCGGCCATCCGTCGGCCCTGCGGGTCCGCGGATCGGCGGTGGAGGAGGTGATCGTCGAGCCGGGGCCGCCACTGGGGCTGGGTCTCGCCGGTCCGACCCCGCCGGTGGCGACGGAGCTGGCGGTGCGCCCCGGGGACCAGCTGCTCCTGCACACCGACGGCGTGACGGAGGCCCGCGACGCGACGGGGCACTTCTACCCGCTGGCCGCCCGGGTACCCGTACTGGCACGAGACCCGGCGGGCCTGGTCGGGGCGGTGTGGCGGGACCTCGCGGCCTTCACGAAGGGCGGCCCGAACGACGACGTGGCCCTGCTGCTGCTGTCCCTGGACGGACGGGACCCGGCGGCGTAG